A region from the Medicago truncatula cultivar Jemalong A17 chromosome 6, MtrunA17r5.0-ANR, whole genome shotgun sequence genome encodes:
- the LOC25496415 gene encoding pentatricopeptide repeat-containing protein At1g61870, mitochondrial: protein MASRLLRRSLRHYSTFLSRNYSSVLDDPPRLVYHRDRNCPMRSQKNSSALKSPLPLPQTKAETNRKAERFISRAIAFYGQAGMFDQALNAFNFSHEKLNVTPSVKSLNGLLTAAIITYNPHEVTRIYKDFPKMYSIKPNADTYNLVMGYFVDTGSTTSIFSIFVDMSVYRVKPNATTFNKAFLGFLEENKFEEIEKLVYLMENRYGLTPYPMSYSVRIKGLCKLKMFDEARRVIGLKAQTGLKPSVEDFYPLISGVCEAGDVGLARLYFHHMKTDVGIPRCDSFYFLVDSLCKIGEFEHAFDDAMDMIRVGCVPTLTTMKKLVNGLVCVSKVDDAKKLVEKIKDKFSENGDKWGELEESLPQES, encoded by the coding sequence ATGGCTTCTCGTCTTCTTCGCCGCTCACTGCGTCACTACTCAACATTCCTCTCTCGAAACTACTCCTCAGTACTGGATGACCCTCCCCGTCTCGTCTACCACCGCGACCGCAACTGTCCTATGAGGAGTCAGAAGAACTCCTCGGCACTGAAATCCCCTCTCCCTCTCCCCCAGACCAAAGCTGAAACAAATAGAAAAGCTGAACGTTTCATCTCTCGCGCTATCGCTTTCTATGGTCAAGCCGGCATGTTCGACCAAGCTCTCAATGCTTTCAACTTCAGCCATGAAAAACTCAACGTCACTCCCTCAGTTAAGTCGCTCAATGGGTTGCTCACAGCTGCAATCATTACATATAATCCTCATGAGGTAACACGAATTTACAAAGATTTCCCGAAAATGTACTCTATTAAACCTAATGCTGATACTTATAACTTGGTTATGGGTTATTTTGTTGATACTGGCTCAACCACttctattttctctatttttgttGATATGAGTGTCTATCGTGTCAAACCTAATGCTACGACTTTTAATAAAGCTTTCCTTGGTTTTCTTGAGGAGAACAAATTTGAGGAGATTGAAAAGTTGGTTTATTTGATGGAAAATAGGTATGGGTTAACTCCATATCCTATGAGTTATAGTGTTAGGATAAAGGGTTTATGTAAGTTGAAGATGTTTGATGAGGCTAGGAGGGTAATTGGGCTGAAGGCACAGACAGGGTTAAAACCGTCTGTCGAAGATTTTTATCCTTTAATTTCTGGGGTCTGTGAGGCAGGGGACGTTGGGCTTGCTAGATTATATTTTCATCACATGAAAACAGATGTGGGGATTCCCCGCTgtgattctttttattttctagtTGATTCTCTGTGCAAGATTGGGGAGTTTGAACATGctttcgacgatgctatggataTGATTCGTGTAGGTTGCGTCCCTACTCTTACTACAATGAAAAAACTTGTGAATGGGCTTGTTTGTGTTTCGAAGGTTGATGATGCTAAAAAGCTTGTTGAGAAAATCAAGGACAAGTTTTCTGAAAACGGGGACAAGTGGGGTGAACTTGAAGAGAGTTTGCCTCAGGAATCTTAA